In a genomic window of Verrucomicrobiota bacterium:
- a CDS encoding BMC domain-containing protein produces MGQQAIGMLETRGLVALVEGTDAMLKAANVELVGPMTQVGNALVTAVVVGDVAAVKAATDAGAQAIKAIKGDLVSVHVIARPHPDTDTILPKKKTA; encoded by the coding sequence ATGGGACAACAAGCCATTGGAATGCTCGAAACACGCGGCCTGGTCGCCCTGGTGGAAGGGACTGACGCCATGCTCAAGGCCGCCAACGTGGAACTCGTGGGCCCGATGACCCAGGTCGGCAACGCCCTGGTCACCGCGGTCGTCGTGGGTGACGTCGCGGCGGTCAAGGCCGCGACCGACGCCGGCGCGCAAGCGATCAAGGCCATCAAAGGCGACTTGGTCAGCGTGCACGTGATCGCGCGTCCGCATCCGGACACGGACACGATTCTGCCCAAGAAGAAGACGGCCTGA
- a CDS encoding class II aldolase/adducin family protein gives MSHVITAKEVEQLLAKDGDLKHLPADALLTPSARDAIREFENARRNGPSGGAASPAPTAPAKPLSSQSPRSELEAYFRSPEAGALQEQLCDIGRRLWGRAYVDGNGGNLAIRVGEDVALCTPTLVSKGFMKPADMCLVDFEGNQLCGEKRRTSEILMHLQIMKRQPRAVATVHCHPPYSTGFAVAGIEPPTCMIPEYEVFSSVAIAPYRTPGTPEMGKLVADLVDKHNTILMANHGVVSWSHNSLEDAYFKMEILEAYCRTVLVTAQLGVPAKTMTPGQLQDLLRIKQSLGIPDPRHGLKECELCDNAEWRPGVTCAIPPKPESAAAFDSEAEAAVKAITDQILSNMK, from the coding sequence ATGAGCCATGTCATTACCGCCAAAGAAGTCGAACAACTGCTCGCCAAGGACGGCGATTTGAAGCATTTGCCCGCGGACGCGTTGTTGACGCCCAGCGCGCGCGACGCGATTCGCGAGTTCGAGAACGCGCGGAGAAACGGGCCGAGTGGCGGCGCCGCTTCCCCGGCCCCGACCGCGCCCGCGAAACCCCTCAGCTCCCAATCGCCCCGGTCCGAACTCGAGGCGTATTTTCGCTCCCCGGAGGCCGGGGCGCTCCAGGAGCAGTTGTGCGACATTGGGCGCCGGCTGTGGGGACGCGCTTATGTCGATGGTAACGGGGGCAATCTGGCCATTCGGGTGGGCGAGGACGTCGCGCTCTGCACGCCGACGCTGGTGAGCAAGGGATTCATGAAGCCGGCGGACATGTGCCTGGTGGATTTTGAGGGGAACCAATTGTGCGGTGAAAAGCGGCGCACCAGCGAAATCCTGATGCACCTGCAGATCATGAAGCGGCAGCCTCGCGCGGTGGCCACGGTTCATTGCCATCCGCCCTACAGCACCGGATTCGCCGTGGCCGGCATCGAACCGCCGACCTGCATGATTCCCGAATACGAAGTCTTCTCCTCGGTGGCGATCGCCCCTTACCGCACCCCGGGCACGCCCGAAATGGGCAAGCTGGTGGCGGACTTGGTGGACAAACACAACACCATTCTCATGGCCAATCACGGCGTGGTTTCGTGGAGCCACAACAGCCTGGAGGACGCCTATTTCAAGATGGAGATTCTGGAGGCGTATTGCCGGACGGTGCTGGTGACGGCGCAGTTGGGGGTGCCGGCGAAAACCATGACTCCCGGCCAGTTGCAAGATCTGCTGCGCATCAAACAGAGTCTGGGCATTCCGGATCCGCGGCATGGCTTGAAAGAGTGCGAACTTTGCGACAACGCGGAATGGCGTCCGGGTGTGACGTGTGCGATCCCTCCCAAACCCGAATCCGCGGCGGCGTTCGACTCGGAGGCGGAGGCGGCGGTCAAGGCGATCACCGACCAAATTCTATCGAACATGAAGTGA
- a CDS encoding lactate dehydrogenase yields MKVTIIGGGGRVGSCAAFALQCGGLVSSIQILDANKDLADGEALDLLHGSAFCGDQRIYAGDYARAADSDLFLITAGLRRKPDESRLDLINRNVALFLGILDSIKSAGFKKDAQVFVVSNPVDILTHLAAQRLGLPWHQVYGLGTMLDTSRFSSLIADELKLAPTQVKALILGEHGDSMIPVWSSAAVNGLPLAGLPECNAGFQNAVFERTKGSGAEVIKRKGGAGWAVGVAIRDVVHAVLLNKQTLLPVSSWIQGAYDIRDICLSVPSVVGRRGVEKQVEIKLWPKELMGLQASARALKETLAKVKA; encoded by the coding sequence ATGAAAGTGACGATTATCGGCGGTGGCGGACGGGTGGGTTCGTGCGCGGCGTTTGCCCTGCAATGTGGCGGATTGGTTTCGTCAATTCAGATTCTGGACGCGAACAAGGATTTGGCGGACGGAGAAGCGCTGGATTTGTTGCACGGCAGCGCGTTTTGCGGGGACCAGAGGATCTACGCGGGAGATTACGCGCGGGCGGCGGACAGCGACCTTTTTCTGATCACGGCAGGGTTGCGGAGGAAACCCGATGAATCCCGGCTTGATCTGATCAACCGCAACGTGGCGCTGTTCCTCGGCATCCTGGACAGCATCAAGTCCGCGGGATTCAAGAAGGACGCGCAAGTGTTCGTGGTGTCGAATCCGGTGGATATTCTGACGCATCTGGCCGCGCAGCGGTTGGGGCTGCCCTGGCACCAGGTTTACGGGCTGGGGACGATGCTCGACACGTCGCGCTTCAGCTCGTTGATTGCGGATGAGCTCAAACTGGCGCCGACGCAGGTCAAGGCGTTAATCCTGGGCGAGCACGGAGACTCGATGATACCGGTCTGGTCGAGCGCCGCGGTGAACGGGCTGCCTCTGGCGGGGCTGCCGGAATGCAACGCGGGTTTTCAAAACGCGGTCTTCGAGCGAACGAAGGGCAGCGGCGCCGAGGTGATCAAACGGAAGGGCGGAGCGGGTTGGGCGGTGGGCGTTGCCATCCGAGACGTCGTTCACGCGGTGCTGTTGAACAAGCAAACGCTGCTCCCGGTTTCCTCATGGATCCAGGGGGCCTATGACATTCGCGACATCTGCCTGAGTGTGCCGTCGGTGGTCGGCCGGCGAGGCGTGGAGAAGCAAGTCGAAATCAAGCTGTGGCCCAAGGAACTCATGGGATTGCAGGCTTCGGCCCGGGCGTTGAAGGAAACGCTGGCCAAGGTGAAAGCTTGA
- a CDS encoding ethanolamine utilization protein EutN has protein sequence MKLGTVIGRVTLSKVVPELEGGRWLLVSPYAREQYELGVSAAPALSRDPSLVIYDALGGGVGQTVGYIEGREAAQPLDPPAPIDAINAALVDEIFFNPWKPGPPASR, from the coding sequence ATGAAACTCGGCACCGTCATCGGACGCGTCACTCTGAGCAAGGTGGTCCCTGAGCTGGAAGGGGGCCGCTGGTTGTTGGTTTCGCCTTACGCGCGCGAACAGTATGAGCTCGGCGTGAGCGCGGCGCCGGCCCTCAGCCGGGATCCGAGCTTGGTCATCTACGATGCGTTGGGGGGCGGAGTCGGACAAACCGTCGGTTACATCGAGGGCCGGGAAGCCGCGCAACCGCTGGATCCGCCAGCCCCGATCGACGCCATCAACGCGGCGCTGGTGGACGAGATTTTTTTCAACCCGTGGAAACCAGGCCCTCCTGCTTCCCGTTAG
- a CDS encoding ethanolamine utilization protein EutN: MFLARVEGSVVATKKEASMSGRKLLLLRPQLVDDKDPSKFRPGSNTIVAVDSVGAGVGEMVLFCQGSSARLAGGLKEAPVDAVIIGIVDSVDVFGRQTYNAKS, from the coding sequence ATGTTCCTCGCGCGCGTCGAAGGGTCGGTCGTGGCCACCAAAAAGGAAGCCAGCATGAGCGGCCGCAAGCTGCTCCTGCTGCGCCCGCAACTGGTGGACGACAAGGATCCATCCAAGTTCCGCCCCGGTTCGAACACGATCGTGGCGGTGGACAGCGTGGGCGCCGGCGTGGGCGAGATGGTGTTGTTTTGTCAGGGCAGTTCGGCGCGGCTGGCGGGTGGATTGAAAGAGGCGCCGGTGGACGCGGTGATCATCGGGATCGTGGATTCGGTGGACGTGTTCGGGCGGCAAACTTACAACGCGAAAAGTTAG
- a CDS encoding aldehyde dehydrogenase EutE has product MSAINEALIRDVVAEVLGRLGARAGAGSSATAAKPDCGCSGKPGGIPAVRPVATGGVQGVFQDASQACAAAHEGYLQLQKKGLAARRKVEEIVKTMAEANAVEWGKIELEETKIGRLDHKIEKLQIIKLVPGVDWLRPDGRSGDHGITLEEYTPFGVVAAITPSTHSIPTLSGNIVNIVAAGNAVVFNPHPSAARCAALAVRAYNQAIERETGIANLVTIVEQPTMDSFKTICAHEAVRLLLVTGGPGVVKAAMQTGKRAICAGPGNPPVYVDDTACMKRAAKAIIQGGAYDNNLLCIGEKEVFALENVADKLMSEMEKHGALRLNSAQLEALTRAAFTFKPGEGGGCRHASVNKDFIGRDAAVLAKAAGLAAPAGTQLLFAETDASHPFVVEEQMMPFVPVVRVKNLEEGIRRSLEAEHGYKHTSIIHSHDVETMTAMGRALDTTLFIKNGPCMAGLGLGGEGYLSYSIATPTGEGVTNPRTFTRVRRCVMVDNLRIY; this is encoded by the coding sequence ATGAGCGCGATCAACGAGGCATTGATTCGAGACGTGGTGGCGGAGGTGCTGGGCCGGCTTGGGGCCAGAGCGGGCGCGGGGTCCAGTGCGACGGCGGCCAAGCCGGACTGCGGATGCAGCGGCAAGCCGGGAGGCATTCCCGCAGTGAGACCCGTCGCGACGGGCGGCGTTCAAGGTGTCTTTCAAGACGCCTCCCAGGCGTGCGCGGCGGCGCACGAGGGCTATTTGCAGCTGCAAAAAAAGGGGCTGGCGGCCCGGCGCAAAGTGGAGGAGATCGTGAAAACCATGGCGGAAGCGAACGCCGTGGAGTGGGGCAAGATCGAGTTGGAGGAGACGAAGATCGGCCGGCTCGATCACAAAATTGAAAAGCTGCAGATCATCAAGCTGGTGCCGGGCGTGGACTGGCTGCGCCCGGACGGACGCAGCGGCGATCATGGCATCACGCTGGAGGAGTACACGCCGTTCGGCGTGGTGGCGGCGATCACCCCCTCGACGCATTCCATTCCGACTTTAAGCGGGAACATCGTGAACATTGTCGCGGCGGGGAACGCGGTCGTGTTCAATCCGCACCCTTCGGCAGCGCGGTGCGCGGCGCTTGCCGTGCGGGCCTACAATCAAGCCATTGAGCGGGAGACGGGGATCGCAAATCTGGTCACGATCGTTGAGCAGCCGACGATGGATTCGTTCAAGACGATTTGCGCTCATGAAGCCGTGCGTCTGCTGCTCGTGACGGGCGGGCCCGGCGTGGTCAAGGCGGCGATGCAAACCGGGAAACGCGCGATTTGCGCCGGTCCGGGAAATCCTCCCGTGTACGTGGACGACACCGCCTGCATGAAGCGGGCGGCCAAGGCGATCATTCAAGGCGGGGCTTACGACAACAATCTGCTGTGCATCGGCGAGAAAGAGGTGTTCGCCCTGGAAAACGTCGCCGACAAGTTGATGTCCGAGATGGAGAAACATGGCGCGCTCCGGTTGAACAGCGCGCAACTCGAGGCGTTGACCCGGGCCGCGTTTACCTTCAAGCCGGGAGAAGGCGGGGGATGTCGGCACGCGTCGGTCAACAAGGATTTCATCGGCAGGGACGCGGCGGTGCTGGCGAAAGCGGCCGGGCTGGCGGCGCCTGCGGGCACCCAGTTGCTGTTCGCGGAGACGGACGCCTCGCATCCTTTCGTGGTGGAGGAGCAGATGATGCCCTTCGTGCCCGTGGTGAGGGTGAAGAACCTGGAGGAAGGCATCCGGCGTTCGCTGGAAGCCGAGCACGGCTACAAGCATACGAGCATCATTCATTCCCACGACGTGGAAACGATGACGGCGATGGGCCGGGCGCTGGACACCACCCTGTTCATCAAGAACGGGCCGTGCATGGCGGGCTTGGGTTTGGGCGGGGAAGGATATCTGAGTTATTCCATCGCCACGCCGACCGGCGAAGGCGTCACCAATCCTCGAACCTTCACCCGCGTGCGGCGCTGCGTGATGGTCGATAATTTGAGAATCTATTGA
- a CDS encoding ethanolamine utilization protein EutN — protein MLLARVEGNVVATRKHPSFEGWRLVICQPIGVSGEPEGAPQIAIDAHGAGMHQQVVISSDGSAARAAVGDPKSPARWLVLGVVDEREPGVRL, from the coding sequence ATGCTCCTCGCCCGTGTCGAAGGCAACGTGGTCGCCACCCGCAAACACCCGAGCTTCGAGGGTTGGCGGCTGGTGATCTGCCAGCCGATCGGGGTGTCCGGGGAACCAGAAGGCGCGCCGCAAATCGCCATCGACGCCCATGGCGCCGGCATGCACCAGCAAGTGGTGATTTCCTCGGACGGCTCGGCGGCGCGCGCCGCGGTGGGTGATCCCAAAAGCCCCGCCCGCTGGCTGGTGCTCGGCGTGGTGGACGAGCGAGAACCCGGGGTGCGCCTATGA